The Prochlorococcus sp. MIT 1300 genome has a window encoding:
- the gatC gene encoding Asp-tRNA(Asn)/Glu-tRNA(Gln) amidotransferase subunit GatC, which produces MTRITSADVRKVANLARLNLPEKSIDRYTGQLEKILEYIAQLEKIDTTDVEPTTRAVEVVNISREDSVTPTPVREQILDLAPQREGDFFRVPRILSDK; this is translated from the coding sequence ATGACTCGGATCACTTCTGCAGATGTTCGCAAAGTTGCAAACCTTGCAAGACTTAATCTCCCTGAGAAAAGTATTGATAGGTATACCGGGCAACTGGAGAAGATTCTTGAATATATTGCTCAATTGGAGAAGATAGACACTACTGATGTTGAGCCGACTACTAGGGCTGTTGAAGTTGTCAATATTTCAAGGGAAGATTCTGTGACTCCTACACCTGTAAGAGAGCAAATATTAGATCTGGCTCCACAGCGTGAGGGTGATTTCTTTAGAGTTCCGAGGATACTTTCAGATAAATAG
- the sat gene encoding sulfate adenylyltransferase — MQSASGQSDGVITPCGGKLVDLMLPANQHEDAKASATKKLECSDRNACDIELLIVGGFSPERGFMHQEDYEAVVEGYRTTSGHLFGLPIVLDTDREDISIGDQVLLTYKGQDLAIIQIEDKWEPDKVIEAKGCYGTTSLEHPAVRMIALERKRFYLGGGLQGLALPKRVFPCKTPAQLRTELPPGEDVVAFQCRNPIHRAHYELFTRALHAQNVSKNAVVLVHPTCGPTQHDDIPGETRFQTYERLAEEVKDKRIRWAYLPYAMHMAGPREALQHMIIRRNYGCTHFIIGRDMAGCKSSLNGEDFYGPYEAQNFARECAPELAMETVPSLNLVYTEEEGYVTAEHAETRGLHVKKLSGTQFRKMLRSGEEIPEWFAFKSVVEVLRSS; from the coding sequence ATGCAATCTGCTTCAGGCCAATCCGATGGGGTTATTACCCCATGCGGTGGAAAGCTTGTAGATCTAATGCTACCGGCCAATCAACATGAAGACGCAAAAGCTTCTGCCACTAAGAAGTTGGAATGTTCTGATCGCAATGCATGTGATATAGAGCTTCTAATCGTTGGGGGGTTCTCACCTGAACGTGGATTTATGCACCAGGAAGATTATGAAGCTGTAGTAGAAGGCTATAGAACCACATCTGGCCATTTATTTGGCCTCCCAATTGTTCTAGATACAGATCGAGAGGATATATCCATCGGAGATCAAGTACTACTTACTTACAAAGGACAAGATTTAGCCATTATTCAAATAGAAGACAAATGGGAACCAGACAAAGTAATCGAAGCCAAAGGTTGTTATGGAACAACATCACTAGAACATCCAGCTGTTCGAATGATTGCATTAGAGAGAAAACGCTTCTATTTAGGTGGGGGATTACAAGGTCTTGCCTTACCCAAAAGAGTATTTCCCTGCAAGACCCCCGCTCAATTAAGAACTGAACTTCCCCCGGGAGAGGATGTAGTTGCTTTTCAATGTCGCAATCCAATTCACCGAGCTCACTATGAACTTTTTACGCGCGCCTTACATGCGCAGAATGTAAGCAAAAATGCCGTTGTACTAGTCCATCCAACTTGTGGGCCAACCCAACATGACGATATTCCTGGTGAAACGAGATTTCAAACGTATGAGCGCCTAGCTGAAGAAGTAAAAGATAAAAGAATTAGATGGGCATATCTTCCATATGCAATGCATATGGCTGGACCACGGGAAGCCCTTCAACACATGATCATCAGACGAAACTACGGGTGTACCCACTTCATTATTGGCCGAGACATGGCCGGCTGTAAGTCATCCCTAAATGGCGAAGACTTTTACGGGCCCTACGAAGCTCAAAACTTTGCCCGGGAATGTGCTCCAGAACTAGCTATGGAAACTGTCCCCTCACTCAATCTTGTATATACGGAAGAAGAGGGTTACGTAACTGCCGAACATGCTGAGACAAGGGGCCTTCATGTGAAGAAACTCAGCGGGACGCAATTCCGAAAAATGCTCAGAAGTGGGGAGGAAATACCTGAGTGGTTCGCCTTTAAAAGCGTTGTTGAAGTGTTGCGATCCTCATGA
- a CDS encoding DUF2555 domain-containing protein yields the protein MGTNTGSAITQKRLEEFDEQSIAVLAKRLEEDDYPTPFAGLGDWHLIRALAIHRPELTRPYLHLIDQEPFDED from the coding sequence ATGGGAACTAATACTGGGTCTGCAATCACACAAAAGCGTCTTGAAGAATTTGATGAACAATCAATAGCCGTGCTAGCCAAGAGGCTTGAAGAGGATGACTATCCAACACCTTTTGCAGGACTAGGCGATTGGCATCTAATCCGAGCTTTGGCTATACATCGCCCAGAGCTGACAAGGCCTTATCTTCACCTAATCGATCAGGAACCCTTTGATGAAGACTAA
- the coaBC gene encoding bifunctional phosphopantothenoylcysteine decarboxylase/phosphopantothenate--cysteine ligase CoaBC yields MKTKQLSLLEGRRLLVAVTGSIAAVKTPLLVSSLAKQGADVRCLVTPSASKLVSPISLASLSRNRCYQDDDQWSPLASRPLHIELAEWAELIVIAPLSSTTLGKWVHGIGEGLLSSLLLASEKPIVAAAAMNTAMWSNPAVRRNWEKIQQYPKVLCISPEPGMLACDRLGDGRMADPELIELAIESGLSQTNKNGVLLKDFNKHQILVTAGPTHEEIDAARIITNRSTGAMGVLLAQAARLRGAKVDLIHGPLQLPSKSWLEGINSYQVRTASEMQALIKELQANANSVAMAAAVGDIRLKNHSNSQKLSKQKILAVLPPNLEEVPDLLQELVNRKPPGQIVLGFTALTGTESEIQKAAEAKLRQKGCDLLFANPIDRPGYGFESNTNGGWLITSNKKAVELPKTSKLALANELLNEILALKAEIQSKHPDSSSAVGTQ; encoded by the coding sequence ATGAAGACTAAGCAACTGAGTCTTCTAGAAGGACGTCGTCTATTAGTCGCGGTAACAGGAAGTATTGCGGCTGTAAAGACACCACTCTTGGTAAGCTCACTCGCGAAGCAAGGTGCTGATGTTCGCTGCTTGGTTACCCCAAGTGCTTCAAAGCTAGTAAGCCCTATTTCTCTTGCATCATTAAGCCGAAATAGATGTTATCAAGATGATGATCAATGGAGCCCTTTAGCGAGTAGGCCTTTACACATAGAGTTGGCAGAATGGGCTGAATTAATTGTCATAGCCCCCCTTAGTTCAACCACCCTGGGGAAATGGGTTCATGGAATTGGTGAAGGCCTTCTCTCAAGTCTGCTACTTGCATCTGAAAAGCCAATAGTTGCTGCTGCAGCCATGAATACGGCAATGTGGAGCAACCCTGCAGTAAGGAGAAACTGGGAAAAAATTCAACAATATCCAAAAGTTCTATGTATATCTCCTGAACCAGGGATGTTGGCATGTGATCGTTTAGGTGATGGTCGGATGGCCGACCCAGAATTAATAGAATTAGCAATTGAAAGTGGGCTAAGCCAAACAAATAAAAATGGAGTGCTATTAAAAGACTTTAATAAGCACCAGATCCTTGTTACAGCTGGGCCAACCCATGAAGAAATTGACGCGGCAAGAATAATCACAAATCGCAGCACTGGAGCAATGGGGGTTTTACTTGCCCAAGCAGCAAGATTAAGAGGAGCGAAAGTTGATTTAATTCATGGACCACTTCAACTCCCTTCAAAAAGTTGGTTAGAAGGGATAAATAGCTATCAAGTTCGTACAGCATCTGAAATGCAAGCCCTCATAAAAGAATTACAAGCCAACGCAAATTCAGTCGCAATGGCGGCAGCAGTTGGAGATATAAGGCTCAAAAACCACTCGAATTCTCAAAAACTCTCGAAACAAAAAATTCTTGCTGTATTACCTCCAAACCTTGAAGAAGTCCCAGACTTACTTCAAGAGCTAGTTAACAGAAAACCACCTGGACAGATTGTGCTGGGATTTACGGCTCTCACCGGCACTGAGAGTGAAATCCAAAAGGCAGCTGAAGCGAAATTAAGACAAAAAGGTTGCGATCTTCTATTTGCGAATCCCATTGACCGCCCAGGTTATGGCTTCGAATCCAACACCAACGGTGGTTGGCTAATCACAAGCAACAAAAAAGCTGTTGAATTGCCAAAAACCTCAAAACTTGCTCTAGCCAATGAGTTGCTTAATGAAATCCTTGCTTTAAAGGCCGAAATACAGTCAAAACATCCGGATTCTTCCTCAGCTGTCGGTACCCAATAA
- a CDS encoding creatininase family protein, producing MSSQVPGPVDKISMIRLALKSWPEVEDYLSKCKAVILPIGSTEQHGPTGAIGTDALTAEGVALEVGRRTGVLVTPVQAFGMAEHHLGFPGTMSLQPSTLMAVLNDLILSLARNGFERIFVINGHGGNIATAKASFAQAYGTALGRGLPSSKNLRCKIVNWFMAAPVFYEAKSLYGSKEGQHATPSEISLTLHLEPSLIGKMRPLPEPAPAGPIHGPEDFRRLYPDGRMGSDPYLAKPEHGARFLDKAASALSEDLETFLKQV from the coding sequence ATGTCATCCCAAGTTCCAGGGCCAGTTGACAAGATCAGCATGATTCGATTGGCGCTTAAAAGTTGGCCAGAAGTAGAAGATTATCTAAGTAAATGTAAGGCTGTGATTCTCCCCATAGGCTCAACTGAACAACATGGTCCCACTGGTGCAATTGGTACCGATGCTTTGACTGCTGAAGGGGTTGCCTTGGAAGTTGGGCGTCGAACTGGAGTGTTAGTTACGCCTGTGCAGGCCTTTGGCATGGCGGAACATCATTTGGGCTTTCCTGGAACTATGAGTCTTCAACCTTCAACTCTGATGGCAGTTCTTAATGATTTGATTTTGTCATTAGCTCGAAATGGTTTTGAAAGGATTTTTGTCATTAATGGACATGGTGGAAATATTGCTACCGCCAAGGCTTCTTTTGCACAGGCTTATGGAACTGCATTAGGCCGTGGCTTGCCCTCATCAAAGAATTTGCGGTGCAAGATTGTGAATTGGTTTATGGCTGCGCCTGTCTTTTATGAAGCCAAATCTTTATATGGTTCAAAGGAAGGTCAACATGCGACACCTAGTGAAATTTCTCTCACATTGCATTTGGAACCTAGTTTGATTGGCAAGATGAGACCTTTGCCTGAGCCTGCCCCTGCAGGCCCTATTCATGGGCCTGAGGATTTTCGCCGGTTATATCCTGATGGCCGCATGGGTTCTGATCCTTATTTGGCTAAGCCTGAGCATGGGGCTAGATTCCTTGATAAAGCCGCCTCAGCGCTTAGCGAGGATTTGGAAACTTTTTTGAAGCAAGTATGA
- the crtR gene encoding beta-carotene hydroxylase yields the protein MTQELASTQIKKAHNTSKSFADWQKILKQYKDPPNAWNPTVGLFFGGYCLAALTIWEWYQGNWPLPVLVGLAFLSLHMEGTVIHDACHNAAHPNRWINQAMGHGSAILLGFSFPVFTRVHLQHHSHVNDAKNDPDHIVSTFGPVWLIAPRFFYHEYFFFERKLWHKYELLQWGLERGLFISIVVAGIKYDFMNVIYNLWFGPALMVGVTLGIFFDYLPHRPFISRNKWKNARVYPSRVMNLLIMGQNYHLVHHLWPSIPWFEYKPAYEATKPLLDAKGSPQRMGIFETKSDGFNFLYDVLLGVRSHKKRRSKMRPIAKLLPTSRLRRSWISLLHKTAVIPFQKEK from the coding sequence ATGACTCAAGAATTAGCTAGCACTCAAATTAAAAAGGCTCATAACACTTCAAAATCTTTTGCTGATTGGCAAAAGATTTTGAAGCAGTACAAGGATCCGCCTAATGCATGGAACCCTACTGTTGGCCTGTTCTTCGGAGGATATTGCCTTGCAGCTCTAACCATATGGGAGTGGTATCAAGGCAACTGGCCATTACCAGTTTTAGTAGGCCTTGCCTTTTTGTCTTTACATATGGAAGGGACGGTAATTCATGATGCATGCCATAACGCAGCGCATCCCAATCGTTGGATCAATCAAGCAATGGGACATGGCTCAGCAATATTGCTTGGATTCAGCTTTCCTGTTTTTACAAGAGTCCACCTGCAGCATCATTCACACGTGAATGATGCTAAAAATGATCCAGATCATATTGTCAGCACATTTGGTCCAGTTTGGCTAATAGCTCCAAGATTCTTTTATCACGAATATTTTTTCTTCGAAAGAAAACTTTGGCACAAATATGAACTTCTTCAATGGGGATTAGAACGTGGCCTTTTTATTTCGATTGTTGTTGCAGGGATAAAATATGATTTTATGAACGTTATATATAACCTTTGGTTTGGTCCTGCACTAATGGTAGGAGTAACCTTAGGAATATTTTTTGATTACTTACCTCATAGGCCATTTATATCAAGAAATAAATGGAAAAATGCAAGAGTCTATCCAAGTAGAGTTATGAACTTACTAATAATGGGGCAGAACTACCACCTTGTTCATCATTTATGGCCGTCAATTCCCTGGTTCGAATACAAGCCTGCATACGAAGCAACAAAACCTCTTTTAGACGCCAAAGGATCACCTCAAAGAATGGGGATTTTTGAAACAAAGTCAGATGGCTTCAACTTTCTCTATGATGTACTACTAGGAGTTAGAAGTCACAAAAAACGACGCAGCAAAATGCGTCCTATAGCAAAACTACTCCCTACCTCAAGGCTAAGAAGAAGTTGGATATCACTGCTTCATAAAACAGCAGTTATTCCATTCCAAAAGGAAAAGTAA
- a CDS encoding DNA-3-methyladenine glycosylase: MAPELVGCLIFKRQQDDKVLWGVIVETEAYSQIEEGCHGYKRRSKSNESLFGEPGILYTYLTYGIHHCVNVVTGQKELANGVLLRSLAIPNEDERIASGPGLLAKRLSLNLSHDSLPLSIENGIWITCKPSNLLKAHLVSTTRIGISKAKDLKWRWYLHSSRSVSKRSQGDRQPSISQAWIPSTSDLL; this comes from the coding sequence GTGGCCCCAGAGCTGGTTGGATGCCTAATTTTTAAACGTCAACAAGATGACAAGGTACTTTGGGGAGTAATTGTCGAAACAGAAGCTTATTCACAAATTGAAGAAGGTTGTCATGGATATAAACGTCGATCCAAAAGCAACGAAAGTCTTTTTGGAGAACCAGGCATCCTTTACACCTATCTAACTTATGGTATTCATCATTGCGTCAATGTAGTAACTGGCCAAAAAGAATTGGCAAACGGAGTCCTTTTACGTTCTTTAGCCATACCAAATGAAGATGAGCGAATAGCCTCCGGACCTGGTCTTTTAGCTAAAAGATTGTCTCTAAATCTTTCTCATGACAGTTTGCCATTATCAATAGAAAATGGCATATGGATAACTTGCAAACCTTCAAACCTACTGAAAGCCCATCTTGTGTCGACAACCAGAATCGGTATCTCTAAAGCGAAGGATTTGAAATGGAGGTGGTATCTCCATTCTAGTAGAAGTGTTAGTAAACGCTCCCAAGGAGACCGACAGCCGTCAATAAGTCAAGCGTGGATCCCATCAACCAGTGACCTGCTATGA
- a CDS encoding aspartate carbamoyltransferase catalytic subunit, with protein MSNWNHRHILDLAAFSIADFDSVIELAHRFRSIPKTGARRLPALQGRLVATLFFEPSTRTRSSFELAAKSLSADVQSFTPATSSLSKGETPVDTALTYVAMGADVLVIRHNSSSIPQRIANALDQTNSNTRVLNGGDGLHSHPSQGLLDLYTLASHFNPQKPSSKELNGKKIVIVGDILHSRVARSNIWSLTACGADVILCGPPSLLPDTFKAFVDEPPPGQKKDPVKKRGDIKILYSLEEALPEADAVMALRLQKERMSQNLLTDLDQYHLDYGLTHHQLKLCGRHVPVLHPGPVNRGIELSGDLLDDKSICLVDKQVQNGIPIRMALLYLMTKMKSALD; from the coding sequence ATGAGCAATTGGAATCATCGACATATTCTTGATCTGGCCGCATTCTCTATTGCTGACTTCGATTCAGTAATAGAGCTTGCACACCGCTTTCGTTCCATCCCAAAAACAGGAGCCCGAAGGCTCCCAGCATTACAAGGACGTTTAGTTGCAACATTGTTTTTTGAGCCAAGTACCCGTACTAGAAGCAGCTTTGAATTAGCAGCAAAAAGTCTCTCTGCAGACGTCCAAAGTTTTACCCCTGCCACCAGTTCACTCAGCAAAGGAGAAACACCTGTTGATACAGCACTTACCTATGTAGCAATGGGGGCTGATGTACTAGTGATTCGCCACAACTCAAGCAGCATTCCTCAAAGAATAGCCAATGCCTTAGATCAAACAAATTCAAACACCAGAGTTCTAAATGGAGGAGATGGTCTTCACAGTCATCCAAGCCAGGGACTCTTAGACCTTTACACCTTGGCAAGTCACTTCAACCCTCAAAAACCTTCTTCAAAGGAATTAAATGGCAAAAAAATAGTAATTGTCGGAGATATCTTGCACTCTCGAGTAGCCAGGTCAAATATTTGGAGCCTGACCGCATGTGGTGCTGATGTGATTTTATGCGGACCTCCAAGCCTGCTTCCTGACACCTTCAAAGCCTTTGTAGACGAACCTCCACCAGGACAAAAAAAAGACCCGGTTAAAAAAAGAGGTGATATCAAAATACTCTATTCACTTGAGGAGGCCTTGCCTGAAGCTGATGCGGTCATGGCACTCAGGTTGCAAAAAGAGCGGATGAGTCAAAACCTACTCACTGACCTTGATCAATATCACCTTGACTATGGCTTAACTCATCATCAACTTAAATTATGTGGGAGACATGTCCCAGTGCTTCACCCTGGGCCTGTAAACCGTGGAATAGAATTAAGTGGAGATCTACTAGACGATAAATCTATTTGTCTTGTAGACAAGCAAGTTCAAAATGGAATCCCAATCAGAATGGCACTCTTATATTTAATGACCAAAATGAAATCAGCGTTGGACTAG
- a CDS encoding photosystem II manganese-stabilizing polypeptide yields the protein MLFRPFLALVLAFCLTFLAAPSSVSAEFVLGNERGNATYGDIVNTGKANDCPTIANGSNGSIGIGSGDTLNDICLQPTEIFVKVEGNRRQKAGFVPTKIISPIHNTTVEQVYGDISGSGTFTEKGGIDFQLITVLTPGGTEVPLVFSAKELEATSNSSSITPGTEFKGTTRTPSYRTSNFLDPKSRALTTGVDYAQGLVALGGDDEELTAENTKRYLEGKGDITLNIDSVDSDTDEFTGTFVAYQTGDTDMGGKTAQDVKITGVVYGRKG from the coding sequence ATGCTATTTCGTCCTTTTCTGGCCCTGGTGCTGGCTTTCTGTCTGACATTTTTAGCTGCTCCAAGCAGTGTCTCCGCTGAGTTCGTTCTAGGCAACGAAAGGGGGAACGCCACATATGGCGACATAGTTAATACTGGCAAAGCTAACGATTGCCCAACCATTGCAAATGGCTCCAATGGATCCATAGGCATTGGTTCAGGTGACACCCTCAACGACATCTGCCTTCAACCCACTGAAATCTTTGTCAAAGTTGAAGGTAATAGACGTCAGAAAGCTGGCTTCGTCCCCACCAAGATCATTAGCCCAATCCACAACACAACCGTTGAGCAAGTCTACGGAGACATTTCTGGTAGTGGAACGTTTACTGAGAAAGGTGGAATTGATTTTCAGTTGATCACCGTTCTCACACCAGGTGGCACTGAAGTTCCTTTGGTCTTCTCTGCAAAAGAACTTGAGGCAACCTCAAATTCTTCTTCAATCACTCCTGGCACTGAATTCAAAGGCACCACTCGTACTCCTAGCTATAGGACCAGTAACTTCCTTGATCCAAAAAGTCGTGCTCTAACAACTGGAGTTGACTATGCACAAGGACTTGTAGCTTTAGGTGGTGATGATGAGGAACTTACTGCCGAGAACACCAAGCGTTATCTCGAAGGTAAAGGCGACATCACTTTGAACATTGACAGTGTTGATTCTGATACCGATGAGTTCACAGGAACCTTCGTTGCTTATCAGACTGGAGACACTGACATGGGTGGCAAGACAGCCCAAGACGTCAAAATCACTGGTGTTGTCTATGGTCGCAAAGGTTGA
- a CDS encoding DUF565 domain-containing protein, translating to MQNTRLHRNVALSVKRLESWADNPWRRSSLLLILLLVGFFLGSSVGMINGALALMDPVGAFITVLFLEIMVRFRRQWPLSGPPAFTRQLLDNGRIGLLYGLLMEGFKLL from the coding sequence GTGCAGAACACTCGTCTTCACAGAAATGTCGCTCTAAGTGTCAAACGCTTAGAAAGTTGGGCAGATAATCCATGGCGAAGAAGTTCTTTGTTGTTGATACTTCTACTCGTTGGATTTTTTTTAGGCAGCTCTGTGGGAATGATTAATGGTGCACTGGCTTTGATGGATCCTGTGGGTGCTTTTATAACCGTTTTGTTTCTGGAGATAATGGTCCGGTTTAGAAGACAATGGCCTCTATCTGGCCCCCCTGCATTTACTCGTCAACTTTTAGATAATGGAAGAATAGGTCTTCTTTACGGCTTGCTAATGGAAGGCTTTAAGCTTTTGTAA